In one window of Cellulophaga sp. HaHa_2_95 DNA:
- a CDS encoding long-chain fatty acid--CoA ligase, whose protein sequence is MQNITRLFDFPYYQLEKYNLEKALVTKTDGKWVATSTEEYLDKANTISRALLRLGVKTNDKIALISSSNRTEWNIMDIGILQLGAQNVPIYPTISEEDYAYVLNHSEASYCFVSCSEVYEKIKAIRHEVPNLIDVFSFDTLGDCKNWSEVLELGKDISNQNEVDDLKNAVKTTDLATLIYTSGTTGRPKGVMLSHENIVSNALGSFQRIPIEVGASRALSFLPLCHVYERMLIYLYQYCGCSIYYAPIDQISEYAQEVKPHVMTAVPRLLEKVYDKIIAKGTDLTGIKKKLFFWAVDIGLQYEPYGQNGWWYEQKLGLARKLIFSKWKAALGGELSVMASGSAALQPRLARIFNAADFGVMEGYGLTETSPVVSVNDMRNGGFKIGTVGKPIDRTEVKIESDGEICIKGPQVMLGYFKDDAKTKEVIINGYFHTGDIGEIDAEGFLKITDRKKEMFKTSGGKYVAPQLLENRFKQSRFIDQIMVIGEGEKMPAAFIQPDFDFVKNWAKIHNVTITSNEDLVKNEKVIARIQEEVDDANTNFAKWETVKQFRLTPDAWSVENGHLTPTLKLRRKIVKEKYVKLYNDIYGH, encoded by the coding sequence ATGCAAAACATAACCCGACTCTTTGATTTTCCTTATTATCAGCTAGAAAAATACAACCTTGAAAAGGCACTAGTTACTAAAACTGATGGGAAATGGGTTGCGACATCAACAGAAGAGTATTTAGACAAAGCCAATACGATAAGTAGAGCTTTATTACGTTTAGGCGTAAAAACTAATGACAAAATTGCTCTTATATCTTCTTCGAATAGGACAGAGTGGAATATTATGGATATTGGCATCCTTCAATTAGGAGCACAAAATGTTCCTATATACCCTACCATATCTGAGGAAGACTATGCGTATGTTCTAAATCATTCTGAGGCAAGTTATTGCTTTGTTTCGTGCTCAGAGGTGTATGAAAAAATAAAAGCAATTAGACATGAGGTGCCTAACTTAATCGATGTCTTCTCATTTGATACGCTGGGAGACTGCAAAAATTGGTCAGAAGTTTTAGAATTAGGAAAAGACATTTCTAATCAAAATGAAGTGGATGATTTAAAAAATGCGGTTAAAACTACAGATTTAGCTACTTTGATATACACTTCTGGTACCACAGGAAGACCAAAAGGTGTTATGCTTTCTCATGAAAACATTGTAAGCAATGCGCTGGGAAGTTTTCAACGGATTCCTATAGAAGTAGGAGCATCAAGAGCGTTAAGCTTTTTACCTTTATGCCATGTGTATGAGCGCATGCTTATTTATTTATATCAATATTGTGGCTGTTCGATTTATTACGCGCCTATTGATCAAATAAGTGAATATGCTCAGGAAGTAAAACCACACGTCATGACTGCGGTGCCCAGGTTACTAGAAAAAGTATATGACAAAATTATTGCCAAAGGAACTGACTTAACAGGTATTAAGAAAAAATTATTTTTTTGGGCTGTAGATATAGGTTTACAATATGAGCCATATGGCCAGAATGGCTGGTGGTATGAACAAAAATTAGGGCTGGCACGCAAATTAATTTTCAGTAAATGGAAAGCTGCCCTAGGTGGGGAATTGTCTGTAATGGCCTCTGGTAGCGCTGCACTACAACCTAGATTGGCACGGATTTTTAATGCCGCGGATTTTGGGGTTATGGAAGGCTACGGCTTAACAGAAACATCACCCGTGGTCTCAGTTAATGATATGCGTAATGGTGGTTTTAAAATAGGCACTGTAGGAAAGCCAATTGACAGAACAGAAGTTAAGATTGAAAGTGATGGTGAAATTTGTATTAAAGGGCCACAAGTAATGCTTGGGTACTTTAAAGATGATGCAAAAACTAAAGAAGTAATCATTAATGGCTATTTCCATACCGGAGATATTGGAGAGATCGATGCTGAAGGATTTTTAAAAATCACTGATCGTAAAAAAGAAATGTTTAAAACATCTGGCGGTAAATATGTAGCGCCTCAATTGTTAGAAAACAGATTTAAGCAATCTAGATTTATAGACCAAATTATGGTGATTGGAGAGGGCGAGAAAATGCCTGCCGCATTTATTCAACCCGATTTTGATTTTGTTAAGAATTGGGCTAAGATTCACAATGTTACCATCACAAGTAATGAAGACCTTGTCAAAAATGAAAAGGTTATTGCTAGAATTCAAGAAGAAGTAGATGATGCCAATACAAACTTTGCAAAATGGGAAACGGTGAAACAATTCCGATTAACACCAGATGCATGGAGTGTGGAAAATGGACATTTAACCCCTACCCTTAAATTACGTCGTAAAATTGTAAAAGAGAAATACGTAAAATTATACAATGACATTTATGGACATTAA
- a CDS encoding T9SS type A sorting domain-containing protein, whose amino-acid sequence MKKNYSNLNYAIFILVVLCNFTFLKAQSEPFECDFNAYLFQYNDIYAVDLASGGSYIVAEDITPGSINAAAYNSADGYIWGYLSSPAKSIVRIGKDFTPEIFEISELPDTKNKYVGDITIDGIYYFKAGGTTFYGLDLNPTSDTYLEYLGSFTLNKNISIHDWAFNAVDNKLYAVEKGSNILYRISVATGEVEDLGVVPILSGFDYTYGAVYFDVDGNFYISANQTGSVYKINNVQTISNGVMVSNIFAFGPASASNDGARCPTAPVPQEDCINGVDDDGDGLVDCDDPSCSGISSCPTITTTSGGNDGGLESNDRLSSLINQRNFNRATANYKFDKTTAKTIKKGFNYKRKGAYTSKEIPLNTLVPLGIVGESSTIESSPADLLALTNASDIFSVDYLKESETVSALMVIKTEDNVYEHSKFICDRFLGAQLLSVSTIQLREKDFIKSIIKQADGSIEFALTFSARVNEDDEFIVESHWNIDAYEKNTAYYNFQIWSNSVDDLLKLGDEILNLLEANGAIADYSGSTPPPVFVRSASYANGAINLQLTNNNNSTSITMDGGMKKTETSGTDNLNLATTIASRVESITVETGALFDFGFRIQNAQGDTPDDLFVADAPWGLDESSDNTTVTVYDVQQNETSYAHSGYRIERNVHAKGTTANYLGVYRALTPRFQAVDLSAYEKLSFNASGTGTLEVKILKGDGAFYTTELLLSEEAKMFEILASDFKDETNNIADFSNLKVVLFNMHSTDGSVQEKEMTLSEIDFNNRSAIEEEIIVEEETSTKALIYPNPVEASTTLYYTSRTDDTYTLELFSLNGILLNNHSQEGTNVVGNNEITIPRKDLSPGIYFYKLASKDQIWSGKIVVK is encoded by the coding sequence ATGAAAAAAAACTACTCCAATCTTAATTATGCTATTTTTATCCTAGTAGTCCTCTGTAATTTCACCTTTTTAAAAGCACAATCAGAACCTTTTGAATGTGATTTTAATGCGTATTTATTTCAGTATAACGATATCTATGCGGTAGATTTAGCTTCGGGCGGATCTTATATTGTAGCTGAAGACATTACACCAGGTAGTATTAATGCGGCGGCATATAATTCTGCTGATGGTTATATTTGGGGATATTTATCCTCACCAGCTAAATCAATTGTGCGTATTGGAAAAGATTTTACACCGGAAATTTTTGAGATTTCGGAACTACCTGATACAAAAAACAAATATGTAGGAGATATCACTATAGATGGAATATATTATTTCAAAGCAGGAGGTACTACTTTTTATGGGCTAGATTTAAATCCTACCTCTGATACTTACCTAGAATATCTTGGTTCTTTTACTTTGAATAAAAATATTAGTATACATGATTGGGCCTTTAATGCAGTGGATAACAAATTGTATGCGGTTGAAAAAGGGTCCAATATTTTGTATAGAATTTCTGTAGCTACAGGAGAGGTTGAAGATTTAGGCGTTGTGCCTATTCTATCGGGGTTTGATTATACCTATGGAGCAGTATATTTTGATGTCGATGGTAATTTCTATATCTCAGCCAATCAAACGGGTTCTGTTTATAAAATAAACAATGTACAGACTATTTCTAACGGTGTTATGGTGTCTAATATATTTGCTTTTGGTCCGGCGAGTGCAAGTAATGATGGTGCACGTTGCCCTACAGCACCTGTACCACAAGAAGATTGTATAAATGGCGTAGATGATGATGGCGACGGATTGGTAGACTGTGATGACCCTTCTTGTTCAGGTATAAGTTCTTGCCCTACCATTACAACAACATCCGGAGGAAATGATGGAGGATTAGAAAGTAATGACAGACTCTCTAGCTTAATAAATCAGCGAAACTTTAATAGGGCAACGGCTAATTATAAGTTTGATAAAACCACCGCTAAAACCATAAAAAAAGGATTTAATTACAAACGAAAAGGAGCCTATACCAGTAAAGAAATTCCTTTAAATACGTTGGTGCCTTTAGGTATTGTTGGAGAGAGTTCTACGATAGAATCCTCACCAGCAGATTTATTAGCGCTTACAAATGCCTCTGATATTTTCTCTGTTGATTATTTGAAAGAGAGCGAAACAGTTAGTGCTTTAATGGTGATAAAAACGGAAGATAATGTGTATGAACACAGCAAATTTATTTGTGACCGTTTTCTAGGGGCGCAACTATTATCTGTTTCTACTATTCAATTGCGAGAAAAAGATTTCATTAAGTCAATTATTAAACAAGCAGACGGTAGTATAGAATTTGCCTTGACATTTTCTGCAAGAGTGAATGAGGATGATGAATTTATAGTAGAATCTCATTGGAATATTGATGCTTATGAAAAGAATACGGCTTATTATAATTTTCAAATATGGTCTAATTCGGTTGACGATTTACTGAAATTAGGAGATGAGATATTAAACCTTTTAGAAGCCAATGGTGCAATTGCCGATTATTCAGGGTCTACACCACCTCCGGTTTTTGTAAGAAGTGCAAGTTATGCTAATGGTGCAATAAACTTACAGCTAACCAACAATAATAATAGCACGTCTATTACTATGGATGGTGGAATGAAAAAGACAGAAACCAGTGGTACCGATAACTTGAACTTAGCAACGACTATTGCTTCAAGGGTAGAAAGTATTACCGTAGAAACAGGAGCTTTATTTGATTTTGGATTTAGAATACAAAACGCACAAGGCGATACTCCAGATGATCTTTTTGTTGCGGATGCACCTTGGGGCTTAGATGAATCTTCTGATAATACCACCGTAACCGTTTATGATGTGCAACAGAATGAAACTAGTTATGCACATAGTGGATATAGAATTGAACGGAATGTTCATGCTAAGGGTACAACGGCAAACTATTTGGGTGTATACCGTGCATTGACACCGCGCTTTCAAGCAGTAGATTTATCAGCTTATGAGAAATTATCTTTTAATGCCTCTGGAACAGGAACTCTAGAAGTTAAAATATTAAAAGGTGATGGTGCTTTTTACACCACAGAACTCCTGCTAAGTGAAGAAGCTAAAATGTTTGAGATTCTTGCTTCAGATTTTAAAGATGAAACAAATAATATAGCAGATTTTTCAAACTTAAAAGTGGTACTCTTTAATATGCATTCTACGGATGGAAGTGTTCAGGAAAAAGAAATGACATTATCTGAGATCGATTTTAATAATAGATCTGCTATAGAAGAAGAAATTATCGTGGAGGAAGAAACGAGTACAAAAGCTTTAATATACCCTAACCCAGTGGAAGCTTCAACTACCTTGTATTATACTTCAAGAACAGATGATACCTATACATTGGAGTTATTTTCTCTAAATGGGATTTTATTAAATAACCACTCGCAAGAAGGAACTAATGTAGTCGGAAATAACGAAATTACAATACCTCGTAAAGACTTGAGTCCTGGAATTTATTTTTACAAGTTAGCGAGTAAAGATCAGATATGGAGCGGAAAGATTGTTGTCAAATGA
- the purL gene encoding phosphoribosylformylglycinamidine synthase, whose translation MIHFFGEVTSKVFAVQTKNELSEENISKLSWLFGNQPKINTASLDAFFVGPRAAMITPWSTNATEITQNMGIEGILRIEEFSASNETDNSFDPMLLQKYKALDQAIFTIAIAPEAVLNIQDIAAFNQKEGLALSDEEVGYLETLSKKLGRKLTDSEVFGFSQVNSEHCRHKIFNGTFVIDGKEKSSSLFKLIKKTSKENPGTIVSAYKDNVAFVAGPKVVQFAPKSADKPDFYEEKDFDSVISLKAETHNFPTTVEPFNGAATGAGGEIRDRLAGGKGSLPLAGTAVYMTAYSRLEENRPWEKGMPEREWLYQTPMDILIKASNGASDFGNKFGQPLITGSVLTFEHTEEDRRLAYDKVIMQAGGIGYGKAEQAIKDKPETGDKIVILGGDNYRIGMGGAAVSSADTGEFSASIELNAIQRSNPEMQKRAANAVRGMVESDVNTIVSIHDHGAGGHLNCLSELVEETGGKIDLDKLPVGDPTLSAKEIIGNESQERMGLVIGKKDVDLLARIAERERSPMYEVGEVTGDNRFTFESKTTGEKPMDLALEDMFGSSPKTVMIDKTIPRNYDNAQYSLEFFHDYLDHVLQLEAVGSKDWLTNKVDRCVGGKVAKQQCAGPLQLPLNNCGVMALDFKGKEGIATSIGHAPISGLIDPAAGSKNSITEALTNLVWAPLKDGLASVSLSANWMWPCKNEGEDARLYEAVQAISDFSIALGVNVPTGKDSLSMKQKYKDGDVISPGTVIISAAGNCNDITKVVEPVLQKNGGAIYYINLSKDNYKLGGSSFLQVLNKIGNEAPTVTDTEYVKTVFNTLQTLIKADQITAGHDVASGGLITTLLELCFADVDLGATLDLSSLGEEDTIKLLFAENVGVVFQAKDDTIETTLKAAGIDFKKIGTVTQESTLTIKNGGMEMGLNIVSLRDTWFKTSYLLDNKQTANGLAKDRFDNYKNQALDYVFPVGFEGKLPKIEGKRPKAAILREKGSNSEREMANAMYLAGFDVKDVHMTDLISGRENLEDIQFIGAVGGFSNSDVLGSAKGWAGAFKYNEKANTALKNFFARPDTLSVGICNGCQLFMELDLINPEHHTHGRMAHNDSHKHESNFTSVEIQKNNSVMLSSLEGLKLGVWISHGEGKFNLPLSESDYTIVAKYGYEGYPANPNGSDFNTAMLCDKTGRHLVTMPHIERSTFPWNWAHYPSYRKDEVTPWLQAFVNAKEWIEKQ comes from the coding sequence ATGATTCACTTTTTCGGGGAAGTCACCAGTAAAGTTTTTGCAGTACAAACCAAAAACGAACTATCAGAAGAAAATATTTCAAAATTATCGTGGTTGTTTGGCAACCAACCTAAAATAAATACGGCGTCTCTTGACGCCTTTTTTGTTGGCCCACGGGCAGCGATGATCACACCTTGGAGCACCAATGCCACAGAGATTACTCAGAACATGGGTATCGAAGGTATTCTTAGAATTGAGGAGTTTTCTGCTTCAAATGAAACAGATAACAGCTTTGATCCTATGCTCCTACAGAAATACAAGGCACTGGACCAAGCTATATTTACGATAGCTATTGCTCCTGAAGCCGTATTAAATATTCAAGATATTGCCGCTTTCAATCAGAAAGAAGGTTTAGCCTTAAGTGATGAAGAAGTAGGTTATTTAGAAACACTCTCTAAAAAGTTAGGGCGTAAACTTACGGATTCTGAAGTTTTTGGCTTTAGCCAAGTAAACTCAGAACATTGTCGTCATAAAATTTTCAATGGTACTTTTGTCATTGACGGAAAAGAAAAGTCATCTTCACTTTTCAAATTGATTAAAAAGACTTCTAAAGAAAACCCTGGAACTATTGTATCTGCATATAAAGATAATGTAGCTTTTGTTGCAGGCCCTAAAGTGGTGCAATTTGCTCCTAAAAGTGCCGATAAACCAGATTTCTACGAAGAAAAAGATTTTGATTCTGTTATCTCATTAAAAGCAGAAACACATAACTTCCCTACTACTGTAGAACCATTTAATGGTGCCGCGACGGGTGCTGGAGGCGAAATTAGAGATCGATTAGCAGGTGGTAAGGGTTCTTTGCCTTTAGCAGGAACTGCGGTCTACATGACTGCTTATTCTAGATTAGAAGAAAACAGACCATGGGAAAAAGGAATGCCTGAGCGTGAATGGTTGTACCAAACACCTATGGATATCTTAATAAAAGCATCTAATGGCGCGTCTGATTTTGGAAACAAATTTGGACAACCGCTAATTACAGGCTCGGTGTTAACCTTTGAACACACAGAAGAAGATCGTCGTTTAGCCTATGATAAAGTAATTATGCAAGCAGGTGGTATCGGCTACGGAAAAGCAGAACAAGCAATAAAAGACAAGCCGGAGACTGGAGATAAAATTGTAATCCTTGGTGGTGACAATTACCGTATTGGGATGGGTGGCGCTGCTGTATCGAGTGCAGATACGGGAGAATTTAGTGCTTCCATAGAATTAAATGCTATACAACGTTCCAATCCTGAAATGCAGAAACGTGCCGCTAACGCCGTTCGTGGCATGGTAGAGAGTGATGTGAATACCATTGTCTCTATTCACGATCATGGAGCAGGCGGACATCTAAATTGCTTATCAGAATTAGTAGAAGAAACGGGTGGAAAGATAGATTTAGATAAATTACCTGTAGGTGATCCGACCTTATCGGCTAAAGAAATTATAGGGAACGAATCTCAGGAACGTATGGGATTAGTTATTGGCAAAAAAGATGTAGATCTCCTAGCGCGTATTGCAGAACGCGAGCGTTCTCCAATGTATGAAGTAGGAGAAGTAACTGGTGATAATCGCTTTACTTTCGAATCTAAAACTACAGGAGAAAAACCTATGGATTTAGCTTTAGAAGATATGTTTGGCAGCTCTCCAAAGACGGTAATGATCGATAAAACAATCCCTAGAAACTATGATAACGCACAGTATTCTTTAGAGTTTTTCCATGATTACTTAGATCATGTTTTACAATTAGAAGCGGTAGGATCTAAAGATTGGCTTACCAATAAAGTAGACCGTTGTGTAGGAGGTAAAGTAGCCAAGCAACAATGTGCTGGCCCATTACAATTGCCCTTAAACAATTGTGGTGTAATGGCCTTAGATTTTAAAGGCAAAGAAGGTATTGCTACTTCTATTGGCCACGCTCCTATTTCAGGTTTAATAGATCCTGCGGCCGGAAGTAAAAATAGTATTACAGAAGCACTTACAAATCTTGTTTGGGCGCCATTAAAAGATGGTTTGGCCTCTGTTTCGCTATCTGCTAACTGGATGTGGCCTTGCAAAAATGAAGGTGAAGATGCCCGTTTATATGAAGCTGTTCAAGCAATCTCGGATTTCTCTATTGCATTAGGGGTTAACGTACCCACTGGAAAAGATTCTCTTTCCATGAAGCAAAAATATAAAGATGGTGATGTAATTTCTCCAGGTACCGTAATTATATCGGCGGCAGGAAATTGTAATGATATTACGAAAGTAGTAGAACCCGTATTACAAAAAAATGGGGGTGCTATCTACTACATCAACCTATCTAAAGACAACTATAAATTAGGAGGTTCCTCTTTTTTACAAGTATTAAATAAAATTGGTAATGAAGCGCCTACGGTTACAGATACTGAGTACGTAAAAACTGTATTTAATACGCTACAAACATTAATAAAAGCAGATCAAATTACGGCTGGTCATGATGTTGCTTCAGGCGGATTAATCACAACTTTATTAGAATTATGCTTTGCGGATGTTGATTTAGGAGCTACGCTGGACTTATCTAGTTTAGGTGAAGAAGATACCATAAAATTACTTTTCGCTGAGAATGTAGGAGTTGTTTTTCAAGCAAAAGATGACACCATTGAAACCACATTAAAAGCTGCAGGAATAGATTTTAAAAAGATAGGAACCGTAACTCAAGAGAGTACTTTAACCATTAAAAATGGCGGTATGGAAATGGGATTAAACATTGTTTCCCTAAGAGATACTTGGTTTAAAACTTCTTATTTATTAGATAATAAACAAACGGCGAATGGCTTAGCTAAAGACCGATTTGATAATTACAAGAATCAAGCTTTAGATTATGTCTTCCCAGTTGGTTTTGAAGGTAAATTACCTAAAATTGAAGGGAAACGACCAAAAGCGGCAATTTTAAGAGAAAAAGGAAGTAATTCTGAACGAGAAATGGCTAACGCAATGTACTTAGCTGGTTTTGATGTAAAGGATGTACATATGACCGATTTAATCTCTGGTCGTGAGAATCTTGAAGACATACAGTTTATTGGTGCTGTTGGTGGCTTCTCTAATTCAGATGTTTTAGGAAGTGCTAAAGGTTGGGCAGGTGCTTTTAAATACAATGAGAAAGCAAATACTGCGCTAAAGAACTTCTTTGCAAGACCAGACACGCTATCTGTAGGTATTTGTAATGGCTGTCAGTTATTCATGGAGCTAGATTTGATTAATCCTGAACATCATACCCATGGTAGAATGGCGCATAACGATTCTCATAAACACGAAAGCAATTTTACATCTGTAGAAATTCAGAAAAACAATTCTGTAATGCTTTCTTCTTTAGAAGGTTTAAAACTAGGCGTGTGGATTTCTCATGGTGAGGGTAAATTTAACTTACCGCTTTCTGAGTCTGATTATACTATTGTAGCTAAATATGGGTATGAGGGATATCCTGCAAACCCAAATGGTAGTGATTTTAACACCGCTATGCTTTGTGATAAAACAGGAAGACACTTGGTTACTATGCCACATATTGAACGTTCGACATTTCCTTGGAACTGGGCACATTACCCATCCTATAGAAAAGATGAAGTAACGCCTTGGTTACAAGCCTTTGTAAATGCAAAAGAATGGATAGAAAAACAGTAA
- a CDS encoding RsmB/NOP family class I SAM-dependent RNA methyltransferase, whose product MKLHRNLVFAVVDALNLIFNEEEYADKVVQKVLKFDKRWGARDRGFIAETTYEIVRYKRLYIEIAEVKAPFSRPNLFRIFAVWAVLRGIELPDWKQIETVPTRKIKGRFDELSKIRKFKESIPDWMDEIGEKSLGEKRWTKEISALNQQADVILRANTLKTTKEALRANLLENGIDCEPIAGYTDALKLAERGNVFRTDAFQNGMFEVQDASSQLVAEFLDVKPGQRVIDTCAGAGGKTLHIAALMENKGQLIAMDIYENKLKELKRRAKRNGAFNIEPRVIDSTKVIKKLYGKADRILIDAPCTGLGVLRRNPDAKWKLQPEFLEKIMATQQEILRSYSRMLKPEGKMVYATCSILPQENNEQVKTFLASEEGKDFRLLKENKIYSSESGYDGFYMALLEKVAEKKA is encoded by the coding sequence ATGAAGCTACATAGAAATTTGGTGTTTGCTGTTGTTGATGCCTTAAACCTCATTTTTAATGAAGAGGAATATGCTGATAAAGTAGTTCAGAAAGTATTAAAGTTTGATAAACGTTGGGGTGCTCGCGATAGAGGTTTTATTGCTGAAACTACCTATGAAATTGTTCGTTACAAACGTTTGTATATAGAAATTGCAGAAGTAAAAGCACCATTTAGTAGGCCTAATTTATTTAGGATATTTGCTGTTTGGGCGGTGCTTAGAGGTATTGAGTTGCCCGATTGGAAACAAATAGAAACCGTTCCTACTCGTAAGATTAAAGGACGTTTTGATGAGCTTTCAAAAATTAGAAAATTTAAAGAATCTATTCCAGATTGGATGGATGAAATTGGAGAAAAATCATTAGGTGAAAAACGCTGGACTAAAGAAATAAGCGCTTTAAACCAACAAGCAGATGTAATTTTAAGAGCAAATACTTTAAAAACGACCAAAGAAGCACTTAGAGCTAATTTATTAGAAAACGGAATAGATTGTGAACCTATTGCAGGGTATACAGATGCTCTGAAATTAGCAGAACGTGGTAATGTATTTAGAACAGATGCTTTTCAAAACGGAATGTTCGAAGTACAAGATGCTTCTTCGCAGCTAGTTGCAGAATTTTTAGATGTAAAACCTGGGCAACGTGTAATAGATACTTGTGCTGGTGCCGGTGGTAAAACCTTGCATATTGCTGCCTTAATGGAAAACAAAGGACAATTAATTGCCATGGACATCTACGAAAACAAGCTAAAAGAATTAAAACGTAGAGCAAAACGAAATGGTGCTTTTAATATAGAGCCTAGAGTTATTGATTCTACCAAAGTCATTAAAAAGCTATATGGTAAGGCAGATCGTATTTTGATTGATGCGCCTTGTACGGGCTTAGGTGTTTTACGTAGAAACCCAGATGCAAAATGGAAGCTACAACCAGAGTTTTTAGAAAAAATAATGGCTACTCAGCAAGAAATTCTTCGCAGTTACAGTAGAATGTTGAAACCAGAAGGAAAAATGGTATATGCTACCTGCTCTATTTTACCGCAAGAAAACAATGAACAGGTAAAAACTTTCTTAGCTTCTGAGGAAGGAAAAGATTTTAGATTGCTAAAAGAAAACAAAATTTATTCCTCAGAAAGTGGGTATGATGGGTTCTATATGGCGCTATTAGAAAAAGTAGCTGAAAAAAAAGCATAA
- a CDS encoding oxidoreductase: MKYVFIAIISLLIVSCHEETIRKPFTDVTVETIYEDSLSIRAIELIDNTLAFSANKGFVGTVNLTTGKVFGTNVQYDSIRPEFRSIAHTGTDVFVLSVGTPALLYKTGDSGKLELVYKEQGDYVFYDAMTFWNDQEGIAIGDSNNGCLSIIITRDGGKTWHKQDCTSLPTGNADEGAFAASNTNIKVIGDQTWIATTHGRIYYSDDKANTWTVIQTPVLHTEVTQGIYSLDFYDDRLGFAIGGDYTQPESYKANKAMTTDGGKTWNLVADGAEPNYKSCVQFIPNSDGKELVAVGFTGISYSNDTGATWQKLSDEGFFTLRFKNDSVAYAAGKGRISELIFN; encoded by the coding sequence ATGAAATACGTATTTATTGCTATAATTTCCCTGTTAATAGTTTCTTGTCATGAAGAAACTATCCGTAAACCGTTTACAGATGTGACAGTAGAAACCATTTATGAAGACTCCTTAAGTATACGCGCTATAGAACTTATAGACAATACATTAGCTTTTTCTGCTAATAAGGGATTTGTAGGGACTGTAAATTTAACTACAGGAAAAGTTTTCGGAACTAATGTTCAGTATGATTCCATTCGGCCAGAATTTAGAAGTATCGCACATACTGGAACCGATGTTTTTGTATTATCTGTTGGCACGCCCGCTTTATTATACAAAACAGGGGATAGTGGTAAACTAGAATTGGTGTATAAGGAACAAGGGGACTATGTCTTTTACGATGCCATGACCTTTTGGAATGATCAGGAAGGGATTGCTATTGGAGATAGTAATAATGGATGCCTGTCTATTATAATAACGAGAGATGGAGGGAAAACCTGGCACAAGCAAGATTGCACTTCTTTACCTACAGGAAATGCAGATGAAGGGGCTTTTGCAGCCAGCAATACCAATATTAAAGTGATTGGTGATCAAACTTGGATCGCAACTACCCACGGACGTATTTATTATTCGGACGACAAAGCTAATACTTGGACGGTTATACAAACTCCGGTGCTACATACAGAAGTTACACAGGGTATATATTCTCTTGATTTTTATGATGATCGTTTAGGATTTGCCATAGGAGGCGATTATACACAACCAGAAAGCTATAAGGCTAATAAAGCGATGACTACCGATGGTGGAAAAACATGGAATTTAGTAGCCGATGGTGCGGAACCTAATTATAAAAGCTGTGTGCAATTTATACCGAATTCTGATGGGAAAGAATTAGTCGCAGTAGGCTTTACGGGAATTAGCTATTCTAATGATACAGGCGCTACGTGGCAAAAATTATCGGATGAAGGCTTCTTCACGCTCCGTTTTAAAAATGATTCTGTGGCGTATGCAGCAGGAAAAGGAAGAATATCAGAATTGATCTTTAACTAA
- a CDS encoding RNA polymerase sigma factor, which translates to MIEEALLVKQLQTEATQKRAFELLVNTYKEKLYWHIRRIVLDHDDTDDVLQNTFIKVFKNINSFKGESKLYSWMYRIATNEAISFLNSKSKKLNIGNSEIQEKMIANLESDVYFEGDYIQLALQKAIATLPEKQKLVFNMKYYQEMKYEEISDILETSVGALKASYHLATKKIEAFLKED; encoded by the coding sequence TTGATAGAAGAAGCACTCTTGGTTAAGCAACTACAAACTGAGGCCACGCAAAAACGGGCTTTTGAATTGTTGGTGAATACCTACAAAGAGAAACTCTATTGGCATATAAGACGTATTGTTTTGGATCATGATGATACCGATGATGTTTTACAGAACACATTTATTAAAGTATTCAAAAACATTAACAGCTTTAAAGGTGAAAGCAAACTATACTCATGGATGTATCGGATAGCCACAAACGAAGCAATTTCGTTTTTAAATTCAAAAAGTAAAAAATTGAATATTGGCAATTCTGAAATTCAGGAAAAGATGATTGCTAACTTAGAATCTGATGTTTATTTTGAAGGTGATTATATTCAATTAGCATTACAAAAAGCTATTGCTACATTACCCGAAAAGCAGAAATTAGTTTTCAATATGAAATATTATCAAGAAATGAAATATGAAGAAATTTCAGATATTCTTGAGACATCGGTAGGAGCCCTAAAAGCATCTTATCATTTAGCAACTAAAAAAATCGAAGCATTTTTAAAAGAAGATTAA